A portion of the Algisphaera agarilytica genome contains these proteins:
- a CDS encoding YicC/YloC family endoribonuclease — MIRSMTGYGSASAEHDGVQFSLELRSLNNRYFKAATRLPDEIAGMEALLESALRKRVSRGSFSLAVKVKVSDAAATSSINDQALMTYLDHLETVREKVQDESVQIDLTQLLALPGVLQPQTDDDALLAKAKQVLPQLLSDALDRLLEMRTTEGKALADDLIGQVEHIRGQIKIVADRAPAVVQEYHQRLTARVDELMAKAKLKVDENDLLREVAVFADRADISEELSRMNGHLDQFTEIIQTGSPGKGDEPAGRTMDFIAQEMLREANTIGSKSNDTPISRAVVEIKSRIDRIKEQVQNVE; from the coding sequence TTGATCCGATCCATGACCGGCTATGGCAGTGCCTCGGCGGAACACGACGGCGTGCAGTTCAGCCTCGAGTTGCGCAGCCTCAACAACCGCTACTTCAAAGCCGCCACCCGGCTGCCCGACGAGATCGCCGGGATGGAAGCCCTGCTCGAAAGCGCGCTCCGCAAGCGCGTGAGCCGCGGCAGCTTCTCGCTGGCCGTGAAGGTCAAGGTTTCCGATGCGGCGGCGACATCTTCCATCAACGACCAGGCGCTCATGACCTACCTCGATCACCTCGAGACGGTCCGCGAGAAAGTCCAGGACGAGTCGGTGCAGATCGACCTGACCCAGCTACTCGCCCTGCCGGGTGTGTTGCAGCCCCAGACCGACGACGACGCCCTCTTGGCCAAAGCCAAGCAGGTGTTGCCGCAGCTGCTGAGCGATGCGCTCGATCGATTGCTGGAGATGCGTACCACCGAAGGCAAAGCCCTCGCCGACGACCTGATTGGCCAGGTCGAGCATATCCGTGGGCAGATCAAGATCGTGGCCGACCGCGCCCCGGCCGTGGTACAGGAATACCACCAACGCCTCACCGCCCGGGTCGACGAACTCATGGCCAAGGCCAAGCTGAAGGTCGACGAAAATGACCTCCTCCGCGAGGTTGCGGTCTTTGCCGACCGGGCCGACATCAGCGAAGAGCTGTCGCGAATGAACGGCCACCTCGATCAGTTCACCGAGATCATCCAGACCGGCTCGCCGGGCAAGGGCGACGAGCCCGCCGGCCGAACGATGGACTTCATCGCCCAGGAGATGCTCCGCGAGGCCAACACCATCGGCAGCAAGAGCAACGACACCCCGATCAGCCGGGCCGTGGTGGAGATCAAGAGCCGCATCGACCGAATCAAAGAGCAGGTCCAGAACGTCGAATAA
- the secG gene encoding preprotein translocase subunit SecG translates to MQHLTPLLAEISWSVIVLAIAFVFICLFMMMIILIQKPKGGGLSGAFGGAGGGESSFVGAKVGDVLTIVTVVCFLLFLGLAMALTWKINPTENQAKEDAQVSAPAETETGMAGEASDLIEDATETAEEAADEVAETAEQAQELAEDAVESVTEDAPTEAPAE, encoded by the coding sequence ATGCAACACCTCACCCCCCTGCTCGCCGAGATCTCCTGGAGCGTTATCGTTCTGGCGATCGCCTTCGTCTTCATCTGCCTGTTCATGATGATGATCATCCTGATCCAGAAGCCCAAGGGCGGCGGCCTCAGCGGCGCCTTCGGCGGAGCGGGCGGCGGCGAATCCTCGTTCGTGGGCGCGAAGGTCGGCGACGTCCTGACCATCGTCACCGTCGTCTGCTTCCTGCTCTTCCTCGGGTTGGCCATGGCGCTGACCTGGAAGATCAACCCCACCGAGAACCAGGCCAAGGAAGACGCGCAGGTCAGCGCTCCCGCTGAAACCGAGACCGGCATGGCCGGCGAAGCGTCCGACCTCATTGAAGACGCCACCGAAACGGCCGAAGAAGCCGCCGATGAGGTGGCCGAGACCGCCGAACAAGCCCAAGAGCTTGCCGAAGACGCCGTCGAAAGCGTGACCGAAGACGCCCCCACGGAAGCCCCCGCCGAGTGA
- the tpiA gene encoding triose-phosphate isomerase gives MSDRKPTIGGNWKMNLHTGDAKALAVGLAEAVKTDAVDVTVFPAFPYLAMVAGVFCDAGSQIKVGAQDFYHQANGAYTGEVSLSMLKDVGVATVLVGHSERRHVIGETDVLINEKVLAALEAGFEVVLAIGEKLEQREAGQTDFINYAQMCYGLAGVSAEQMSKVTIAYEPVWAIGTGKTASPEDAQAAHAAIRGCLSGIYPGTDVYATTRIQYGGSMKPANAGELLAQPDIDGGLIGGASLKVEDFNGIITAAQ, from the coding sequence GTGTCCGACCGCAAACCGACCATTGGTGGCAACTGGAAGATGAACCTGCACACCGGCGACGCCAAGGCACTCGCAGTGGGCCTGGCTGAGGCGGTCAAAACCGACGCGGTCGACGTGACCGTGTTCCCCGCCTTCCCCTACCTGGCCATGGTCGCGGGTGTGTTCTGCGACGCGGGCAGCCAGATCAAAGTCGGTGCCCAGGACTTTTATCACCAAGCCAACGGCGCCTACACCGGCGAAGTGTCGCTGTCGATGCTCAAGGACGTCGGCGTCGCCACCGTGCTGGTCGGCCACTCCGAACGCCGCCACGTCATCGGCGAGACCGATGTATTGATCAACGAAAAAGTCCTCGCTGCGCTCGAAGCCGGCTTCGAGGTGGTCCTGGCCATCGGCGAAAAGCTCGAGCAGCGTGAAGCCGGCCAAACCGACTTCATCAACTACGCCCAGATGTGCTACGGCCTGGCGGGCGTGTCGGCCGAGCAGATGAGCAAGGTCACCATCGCCTACGAACCCGTCTGGGCCATCGGCACCGGCAAGACCGCGTCGCCCGAAGACGCCCAGGCCGCCCACGCCGCTATCCGCGGATGCCTCTCGGGCATCTACCCCGGCACCGACGTGTACGCCACCACCCGCATCCAGTACGGCGGCTCCATGAAGCCCGCCAATGCCGGCGAGCTCCTCGCCCAACCCGACATCGACGGCGGCCTCATCGGCGGCGCGTCGCTCAAAGTAGAAGACTTCAACGGCATCATCACCGCCGCCCAGTAA
- the hemC gene encoding hydroxymethylbilane synthase, whose protein sequence is MRRSRRPIVIASRTSRLARVQAELVAKALRKLHPVEVGFHWVESEGDQITKGSLAEAGGKGLFTRRVDQAVLDEKADLAVHSLKDLPVDPAEALSGLSLAATPKRHTVQDCLVSAKRYGSLTDLPQGGIVGTSSPRRAAQIRRVRPDLDIRLLRGNVDTRLNKVLSDDGPHFDAAVLAAAGLKRLGLGEHADRPLSIEEMLPSACQGALGIRCRATDHVTLTRCLPLNAASTSTAVTHEREVVRLLGADCYSPIAVLAQPIDPAKTQAKRNADSHWFRLRVRLCSADGQTTLEADEKCKTSELRRVVKQVTTDLLNQGAKEILAEAAKARILEHPGSNPPSEAPQSTPSPIHGFQSPPPPAGDRVLAE, encoded by the coding sequence TTGAGACGTAGCCGACGCCCGATTGTGATTGCTTCGCGTACCAGCCGACTGGCTCGTGTGCAGGCGGAGTTGGTGGCCAAAGCGCTGCGCAAGCTCCACCCGGTCGAGGTGGGCTTCCACTGGGTCGAAAGCGAAGGCGATCAGATCACCAAGGGCTCGTTGGCCGAGGCCGGCGGGAAGGGCTTGTTCACCCGGCGTGTCGATCAGGCCGTTCTCGATGAGAAGGCCGACCTCGCGGTGCACAGCCTCAAGGACCTGCCGGTCGATCCGGCCGAGGCGTTGTCGGGCCTTTCGCTCGCCGCCACCCCCAAACGTCACACGGTTCAAGACTGCCTGGTCAGCGCCAAGCGCTACGGCAGCCTGACCGACCTGCCCCAGGGCGGGATCGTCGGCACGAGCAGCCCACGCCGCGCCGCACAGATCCGCCGAGTCCGCCCCGACCTGGATATCCGGCTGCTGCGGGGCAACGTGGACACGCGTCTTAATAAAGTCTTGTCCGATGACGGGCCGCACTTCGACGCGGCGGTGTTGGCCGCTGCCGGGCTCAAACGTCTCGGGCTGGGTGAGCACGCGGATCGCCCGTTGTCGATCGAAGAGATGCTGCCCTCGGCTTGCCAGGGCGCGCTGGGCATCCGCTGCCGGGCGACCGACCACGTCACGCTGACACGCTGCCTCCCGCTGAACGCGGCGTCGACGTCGACCGCCGTGACCCACGAGCGCGAAGTCGTCCGCCTGCTCGGGGCCGACTGCTACTCGCCGATCGCGGTGCTGGCTCAGCCGATCGACCCCGCCAAGACCCAGGCCAAGCGCAACGCCGATTCGCACTGGTTCCGCCTCCGCGTCCGGCTGTGTTCGGCCGACGGCCAAACGACCCTCGAAGCCGACGAGAAATGCAAGACCTCGGAGCTGCGTCGCGTGGTCAAGCAGGTCACCACCGACCTCCTGAACCAAGGGGCCAAGGAAATCCTGGCCGAGGCCGCCAAAGCCCGCATTCTGGAACACCCCGGCTCCAACCCGCCCAGCGAGGCCCCCCAGAGCACCCCCTCCCCGATCCACGGCTTCCAATCGCCTCCGCCCCCCGCGGGCGACCGCGTCCTGGCGGAATAA
- a CDS encoding dicarboxylate/amino acid:cation symporter, with product MNQANEPHPTSSAALPWRWPLHWQVLLGLVIGALVGLTIGSWAIDQLPTDTPAEQRGALAGKAATASIAYLVFDLIGDLFIQGLKLIIVPLVTSSIILAIVGIGRGAGLGRLGGKTLLYYGCTSLIAILIGLTLINFVSPGVSDGQGILVGQDLSAFEDAQEKVEDKTGGKSATDFLDVFRTMVPPNLVKAASDGSLLGLIVVSLFVGYFLARLDTDSQPVLVKFTQGVYDITLKITDVVLKLAPIGVMGLLAATVGEQYAKLRPDGRFEAFLTGILQFAGVALAALLLHLLVVMPLILMLVARVNPLRHYKAMAPALITAFSTASSSATLPLTMDCVEKRAGVSRKTTSFVLPLGATVNMDGTALYECVAAIFICQAFGIELSFAQQFMIVITALLTSIGVAGVPSASLVAIVVILTAVEKQLQPGLLPEGASLVAGMGLLFVFDRPLDMCRTAVNIFSDSVGAVVLAKTEGETDILRPA from the coding sequence ATGAACCAAGCCAACGAACCCCATCCCACAAGCTCAGCCGCGCTGCCCTGGCGTTGGCCGTTGCATTGGCAGGTCCTCCTGGGGCTGGTGATCGGGGCGTTGGTCGGCCTGACCATCGGGTCGTGGGCGATCGACCAACTCCCCACCGACACCCCCGCCGAGCAACGCGGGGCGCTGGCGGGCAAGGCCGCGACCGCGAGCATCGCCTACCTCGTCTTCGATCTCATCGGCGACCTGTTCATCCAGGGCCTCAAGCTCATCATCGTCCCGCTGGTCACCAGCTCGATCATCCTCGCGATCGTCGGCATCGGTCGCGGCGCGGGCCTCGGCCGACTCGGCGGCAAGACGCTGCTCTACTACGGCTGCACCTCGCTGATTGCCATCCTCATCGGGCTCACCCTCATTAACTTCGTCAGCCCCGGCGTCAGCGACGGCCAGGGCATCCTCGTCGGACAAGACCTCTCGGCCTTCGAAGACGCCCAGGAAAAGGTCGAGGACAAAACCGGCGGCAAATCCGCGACCGACTTCCTCGACGTCTTCCGCACCATGGTCCCGCCCAACCTGGTCAAGGCCGCGTCGGACGGGTCGCTGCTCGGGCTCATCGTCGTGTCCCTGTTCGTGGGCTACTTCCTCGCCCGACTCGACACCGACAGTCAACCCGTCCTCGTGAAGTTCACCCAGGGCGTCTACGACATCACGCTCAAGATCACCGACGTCGTGCTCAAGCTCGCGCCCATCGGCGTCATGGGCCTGCTCGCCGCGACCGTCGGCGAACAGTACGCCAAGCTCCGCCCCGACGGCCGATTCGAAGCCTTCCTCACCGGCATCCTGCAATTCGCCGGCGTCGCACTTGCCGCGCTGCTGCTCCACCTGCTCGTGGTCATGCCGCTGATCCTGATGCTCGTCGCCCGGGTAAACCCATTGCGACACTACAAAGCCATGGCCCCGGCGCTCATCACCGCGTTCAGCACCGCGAGTTCCTCCGCCACGCTGCCGCTGACCATGGATTGCGTGGAGAAACGGGCCGGCGTGTCCCGCAAGACCACCAGCTTCGTCCTGCCGCTCGGCGCCACCGTCAACATGGACGGCACCGCGCTCTACGAATGCGTCGCCGCGATCTTCATCTGCCAGGCCTTCGGCATCGAGCTCTCCTTTGCCCAGCAGTTCATGATCGTGATCACCGCGCTGCTGACGAGCATCGGCGTCGCCGGCGTGCCCTCCGCTTCGTTGGTCGCGATCGTGGTCATCCTTACTGCGGTCGAAAAACAACTCCAGCCCGGCTTGCTGCCCGAGGGCGCGTCCCTCGTCGCTGGCATGGGCCTGCTCTTCGTCTTCGATCGTCCGCTGGACATGTGCCGCACGGCCGTGAACATCTTCAGCGACAGCGTCGGAGCCGTAGTGCTCGCCAAGACCGAGGGTGAGACAGACATCTTGCGGCCTGCCTAA
- a CDS encoding RNHCP domain-containing protein, with the protein MASKRSRRHEADSFTCIHCGQYVDARSYGTRHRNHCPYCLWSRHVDESPGDRRSACGAKMQPIGIETKDDGEWSIIHRCTGCGVIKVNRIAGDDRELALLQLVLKPLSNPPFPLDHLPV; encoded by the coding sequence ATGGCTTCCAAACGTTCCCGTCGGCACGAGGCCGACAGCTTCACCTGTATCCATTGCGGCCAGTACGTCGACGCCCGTTCGTACGGTACCCGGCACCGCAACCACTGCCCGTATTGCCTCTGGTCCCGTCACGTCGACGAGTCGCCGGGTGATCGACGCAGCGCCTGCGGGGCGAAGATGCAGCCCATCGGCATCGAGACCAAAGACGACGGCGAGTGGTCCATCATCCACCGCTGCACCGGCTGCGGCGTGATCAAGGTCAACCGCATCGCGGGCGACGACCGCGAGTTGGCGTTGTTGCAGTTGGTGTTGAAACCGCTGAGTAATCCGCCGTTCCCGTTGGATCACCTGCCGGTGTGA